The Natrinema sp. SYSU A 869 DNA segment GTAAAGCACACAATAGTGCACAGGTCTGGCAACATCCCGAGATGAACGTCGAAGACAGACCCCGGCCGGAACCTGGAGACGACGAGGTGCTTATCGAGGTCGCCTATGCAGGTATCTGTGGCAGTGACTGCTCTATGGTTCAGACCGACGAAGAAGGGTACATGCACTATTCGGCGTACACACAATTCCCAAACGTAACCGGCCACGAGTTCTCGGGCCGGATCGTCGAGACCGGTGATGACGCAACCCTCTTCGAACCGGGCGAGCGAGTGACCTCAGAGGTTGTCGACTACTGTGGCCGATGTCAGCAGTGTCGGCGTGGCTTCCACGGCCACTGTGAGAACTTCGAACAGGTCGGCTTCACTATGAGCGGCGCGTTCGCAGAGTACGTCACCGTCCCAGAGAAAATCGTCTGGAGCGTTGAGTCACTCGCGAACGCCTACGAGGACGAAGATGAACTGCTGCGAGCAGCAGCCACTATTGAACCCAGCACCATCACCTACCACGGTATTTCGTCCGCTCTGAGGGCGTCTTACCCGGCGATCACCACGTCTACCATGGGACAGGGCCGATCGGTCTCACCGGCATGAATCTCTCACGAGCGGCGGGTGCAGGCAAGGTTATCGGGTTCGATCCGTCGCCTGAACGACGGTCGATCGCGGCCGACCTCGGATTCGACCACGTATACGACCCAACGGAGCGAGATCCCGTCGAGGTCATCGACAAAGTCACCGATGGTCGTGGTGCAGATGTCCACCTCGAAACTGCAGGTGCTGTTAATGAAACCTATCCAGTTATTCAGGAGACGCTGGCCGAGGAGGCTAACGTCGTCCACGTCAGCAATGCCAGCCGTGCGCCCAATCTCGCGACCAGGAAGTATCAGGGCAGCAGTGCACAACTCTACGGCACGGAGGGACACACCGGACAACAGATTTACCCTCGAGTCATCCGTCTAATGAGCGCCGGACGACTCGACAATACGTCAATTATCACGTCGACGTATTCGCTATCGAATGCTGACAAGGCCCTCGAACAGGCAGCAAAACGGGTCGACGGGAAGGTACTCATAGAGATATAATAAGAACAGGTCCTCGATAAGAGTCTCTAACGTAACGATTCGATTCTAGCCGTACTTGTTCTACCTGAAGGTCCTCCGGTCACTGTTAGTGACGGTAGGTCGCTCCGCGCGGCTATCCACTCGACCTTACGCGTCGATCGCGTCGTTCCAGTGGTCGACGTTCCGCTTCGCGTGGACGAGCCTGTCGTTGCGTTCGTTCTCGATCTCGATCGTGATCTGGCCGTCGTAGCCGATCTCGTCGAGCGCCTCGTTGACGGCTTCGAAGTCGATGACGCCCGCGCCGAGGTCGACAAACGACGTGAGGAACACGAAGAGGCTATCGTACTGGACGTTCCCCGCGGAGAGGGTATCGACGTGACTCTGGAAGTCCACGGTCGGATCGATATCCTTGAGGTGGACGTACGCGATATCGTCTGCGAACCGATGGATGCCGTCGATGACATCGCCGTAGGGCTGGTAGTGTGCCGTGTCGTACAACAGCTCGAGGTTGTCGGGCGCTCGCTTGAGCCACTCCTCGATCTCCTCGGGGCTCTCGATGTGAGATGCCCCGTGATGGTGAATTACGGGCGTGACGCCAGCCTCGTCGGCGGCCGTACAGATGCGGTCGAGCCACGCGTCGAACGTCTCGTCGGTCTCCTGGCCTCGCGGTGGCGGCAGGATCCCGAGGAAACGAGCGTCGAGTTCGGCCGCGATCGCGGCCCCGTCAACCGCCGCCTCGACGTCTTCCTCGTTGTTGAGCCACCCGGCCATGACACAGTAGATGTCGAGACCGTTTTCTTCGAGGGATTCCTGCAGGGAATCGACGCCGATGTAGTCGACTTTGCCGAGACCGATCTCGACGCCGTCGTATCGACAGGCGGCGAAGTCACCGAGGCCCTCGGACAGTACCTCCGCTGGGTCGTACATGATGGTCGTATATCCTACGCCCATACACGATTCACTACCGGGCTGGATAATAAATGGTGGGGTTTGGTGACGAATGCCGATTCGCGTTATCGCCGGTGTGGCACCGACAGACGGTTACATCGATCGAATCGGCCCGACGATCTGTCATCGGAAACGGGGTCGTCGATCAACCGGCCGACAGCGGCCGTACGGTGTCTACATCTCGATGAGGACCTTCCCGTCGACGCGCTCGGACGCCTGCCGGATCGCGTCGTCGGCGTTCGAGAGGTCGAACGTGGACGTGATTATCGGTCGGTTGTCGAGCTGTCTGGCGGCCATCAGTCTAATCACTCGCGGGTAGACTTGCTGGCCGGTGTGTCCTTCCGATCCGTAGAGCTGGGCACTGTTGCCCTGATACTTCCGCAGCGCGATCCCGGGATCGGAGCCAGCGTTGCTGATGTGGACCACGTTTGCGGTTTCCGCGAGCGTGTCCTCGATAGCGGGGTAGGTCTGTGCGACTGCACCGGCGGTCTCGACGTGGACGTCGACACCCTCACCGTCCGTGATCGACGCGATCGTCTCGACCGGATCGTCTTCGATCGGGTTGTAGACGTGTTCGAACCCGAGTTCGCGAGCGATCTCGCGGCGCTCGTCCGAGGGCTCGAACGCGATCACCTCGCCCGCACCGGCGGCCTGCGAGACGCTCATCCCGGTCAGCCCGATCGGTCCCGCGCCGTGGTAGACGTGGTAGTCCCCGGGCAAGATCCCCTCGGCTCGAGCGAATAGCCCGTGGTACGTGATAGTACTCGGTTCGATCGTCGCGGCGGCTCGAAGCGCCTCGTCGTCCGTCTCGTACGTCTCCCGAAGAGCCGAGACATCCCAGCACAGTTTTTCGGGTACAGCGACATACTCCGCGAACGCACCGGGGATGGTGAAGCCGATCTGTTCGAAGTTCTCGCAGTGGCCGTTGAACCCCTGTCGACACATGTTACAGCGCCCGCAGTAGTCGGTGACCTCTGCAGTGACGAGATCGCCCGCCTCGAACAGTTGCGCGTCGTCGCCCGTCTCGACGATCTCGCCCGCGAACTCGTGTCCGGTCACGTTCGGAAGACGGAGGTACGCCGAATAGTGGACATAGCCGTCGTCGTCCGTCTCGAGCATCGAGACGTCGCTCCCGCAGATGCCCGCATACTGTACACGGACGAGTACTTCGTCGTCGTCCGGCGTCGGCCGTTCCCGTTCGGCCACCCGGAGTTCGGGGTTTCGCCACACTTGGGAGGCGTTCATCGCCTTCTTCGATTCGCGCTCGGCGTCCGAAACGTCGTACTCTGCCCGGGGGTCCCACTCAGCGTCCACTACAAGGGATTGCATACCACGTCATTTACCGGCATCCGACGTAATAATATCGGAGCCGGGACGGCTCCGAGCAGCGAATACGGGACTCGATTCGATCGACCCGTGCGTCTCTATCCGACGGCGCGTTCGCGGTCAGTCGTCCGCTTCGAGATCGGCGAGGTCCCACTCGCCGGTGATGATCGCGCCGGAGTCGGGGTTGTCCGGTTCGACGACGGCCTCGACGAACGCGGGGCCGTCGTAATCGATGGCCTTCTCAAGCGTCGCGGTGAGGTTTTCGGGTTTGACGACCCGTTCGGCGAAGTCGATGCTGAACGCCTCGGCCATCTTCACGAAGTCGATGGTATTCTCCTCGTCAAACTCCGTATCAAGGACGCGGTCCCAGCCGTACTTGTCGACCTGCAGGTTGCGAATCGACTTCCAGCCGTTGTTATTGACCACGAGCCAGGTGACATCGATGTCGTGTTCGACCGCGCAGGCGACCTCCTGATTGCACATCAGGAAGCTCCCGTCGCCCTCGATGTCGACGACTGGCCGGTCGGGCTCGGCGAGCTTCGCACCGATCGCGGCGGAGACGCCGAATCCCATCGTCGAGAACCCGCCACAGGAGATGTTCGTCTGGGGATCGTAGACGGGGAACTCGGGATTCGTGATCTCCTGGGACTGGCCCGCGCTCGAGATGATCATTCCCTCGCGGGGGAGCGCCTCGCGGAGGCTCGCGAGTGCCCGGGAGATACTCATGGGGACGTCGTCGGTGTGGCGCTGTTCGACCTGCTCCTGCCAGTCAGCCCACAGGCGCTGGATCTCGTCGTAGTACTCGTTGTCCTCGGTCGAGACTTCGTCAACGCGGTCGGAGACGGCGTCATGGAGTTGGTCGGTGACGACCTTGGCGTCGCCGAGGATGCCGACCTCGACGGGGTAGTTCTTGCCGATCTCCGTGTTATCGATGTCGACGTGAATCAGCTTGCTCGGCGGAATCTCGAAGCTGACGCCCTGTTCGAACGACGAGGTGTGCAGGTCGGAGAAGCGACAGCCGATCCCGAGGACGACGTCCGCGTTGCTCGCGAGTTCGTTCCCGGCGGATGAGCCGATCCAGCCCGCGTACCCCACAAAGAGGTCGTGATCTTCGGGTATAATTCCTTTCGCCTGAAATGTCGGAATGACGGGCACTTTCAGATGTTCGGCGAGCGCCTGGACCTCGTCCCAGGCCTCGCCGAGCATACAGCCACCGCCGGGGACGATCACGGGTCGATCGGCGTCGGCAAGCAGGTCTGCGGCCTCCTCGATCGACTCGGGGTCACCGCCCGGTCGGCTATGCGTGCGCGTCTCCTCGGGGTCCGGAATCTCAACGTCCGCGGCGTTCCCCTGGACGTCCATCGGGACGTCGACGTGGACGGGGCCCGGACGGCCCGTGACGGCGATCTGGAACGCGCGTCGCAGGATCCGCGGGAGTCGTTCGACGTCGCGGACGACGAAACTCCGTTTGGTCACCGGTTCCATAACGCTCGGGAAATCGCCGGGTTTCTGCCGGTCGAGTTCCTGCAGGATCCCCTGTCCGTACTCGTGGGTCTGTGGCGCACCGGTCAAGATGACCATCGGGATCGAGTCGACGTACGCCGTCGCGGCGCCCGTAACGGTGTTCGTCGCTCCGGGACCGATCGAGGTGAAGACCGCGAGCGGGTCGCCGGACGCGCGGGCGTACCCGTCCGCGAGATGGGTCGCACCCTGTTCGTGGCGCGGCTGAATGACCTCGACCTCGGAGTCGTTGAACGCGTCGAGCAGGTTCGTGCTTCCGTGACCGGGGATACCGACCAGGTACTCTACGCCCTCTTTTTCCAGATACTGAGCGATAATCTCGCCACCAGTAAGCGTGGGCATGTTCAATGGATTACCACGGTGTGGCATAAATATTCGCCCTCGTATGTCGGTCTTCTCACTGACTGACATTCGAGAACGGTCGATATCGAGATGGGCGGCGGATACCACGACGACGGCTACCGTCGTGTAGCTCGGCCGGCTTCGATAGTACGCATGTGGAGGTGGCTGCCACGAGCGATCGAGTATCCTCGCCGCCTCGAGATCGCCGAGATCGGGGACCAAATCGAACTCCAAGCCGGGTGACTGTCCCGAACGGCGGGGAGAGCAACAGCGTCTCTGGATGCCGATCGACGGTTACAGCGACGGGATTACGTCGTCGTTCATCACGTCGAACAGCCGTTCGGGCTCCGGACTGGTGTTCGCGACCGCGATCCGATCGAAGCCCATCTCGGCGTACTCCTCGAGCTGGGCCGCGATCATCGACGGATCGTCGGCGATCAGGAACTTCTCTTCGACCTCCTCGCGGGTCGCCTTCTCACCCTCGGCCTCGATCTCCTTCGGGTTCGCCATCGCCCGGTCGAAGACGTTCTGGGTCGTCGCCCACCACGGCCGCGTTGCCTCGAAGGCCTGTTCGTAGTCGGGGTGGTAGGACGCGGTCACGAGCAGCGTTGTTTCGATCGCGTCCGGATCGTTCCCCTCCTCCTCGGCGTACCGACGGATCGCCGGGTAGAGCCGATCGGTGTACTCTTCGCCTTTCTTGACGGTGATGAACCCGTCGGCGTACCGCGCCGCGAGTCGAGCGGTGCTCGGCCCGTTGGCCGCGATGTGAATCTCTGGGGACTCCTCGGACATCGTGTACAGTTTGGCCTCATCGAGTTCGAACCGCTCCCCGTCGTAGGTGACGAACCCCTCGTCGATCTGATCGCGGACATCGTCACTGACCCACTCGTCGTCGCCCCAGAGGGCGCGAATGATCTCGAGGGACTCCTCGAGCCGGTCGCGGCGTTCGGGATACTCGGGCCAGTCGAAGCCCAGCGGCGTCTCGTTCATCGCCTCGCCGGTGGAGAGCCCGAGCAGCACCCGATCGTCGTGGAGGTGCTGAAGCGTGGCGAACGCCTGTGCGATCATTCCGGGATGGTAATGTCCCGTCGCGGGCGTCACGCACGTTCCGATCGGGCCGTCCAGCCGTTCGGTGGCGGCACCGAGCCAGGACCACGCGAACCCGGAGTCTGCTTCCGTGTGGAACCACGGGTGAAAGTGATCCGACGTCCAGACGGTTTCGTAGCCGCTGTCCGTGGCGTGTTCCCCGTATTCTAACAGCGTCGACGGGTCGTACTGCTCTTGATGCGCCATGTAGTCGATCCTAACCATCGTCACCTGACAGTACGGAGGACCGTGCATTAGGTTTTGTGCTCGGACGGCGGGCCCAGGAGCGCGCTTCGTCTCGAGGAGGGCGACGACAGGAAAATCGAGGGATCGTTGGAGAAGGGTGAGAATCGAGCGGCCGATCAGATCGGTAGTCTCGCGTCAGGACCGCGTCTTCCGGTGTTCGTCGACGACGTCCCAGTCGAGTTCGATGCCGAGTCCGGGCCCGTCGGGGACCGTGATTCGTCCGTTCTGAATGAGCGGTTCGTCCTGGGCGACGAGGTCATCCCACCATGGCACCTCGCGGGCGTGGTACTCCATGGCGACGAAGTTCGGGACCGTCGCGCCGACGTGGGCGGTCGCGATCGTCGCGACCGGGCTCCCGATGTTGTGCGGGATGAGCGCCTGATAGTAGGCCTCGGCCATGTCCGCGATCTTCTTCGTCTCGGCGATGCCGCCGGTCTTCGGGACGTCGGGGGCGAGGAAGTCCACCGCTTGCTCCTCGATCAGGTCGCGGAACCCGTGTCGGCCGTAGCGGTTCTCGCCGGTCAGCAACGTCACGTCGGTCGACTCTTCGAGCTCCCGCATCGCGTCGGTGTTCTCGGGCGGGAGCGGGTCCTCGACCCACGCGAGGTCGTAGGGCTCGATGGCCCGACAGAGTCGTTCGGCGGTTTCGGGACTGAAGTTCCAGTGGAGGTCGACCGCGACCTCGGCGTCGTCGCCGACCTCCTCGGTGACGGCCTCGACGACGGAGCGCTTGTGCTCGATCTCCGGCGGGTCGAAGTGCCTCGAGAGCGTATCAATGTCCCGGCCGGACGGAACGTCGAGGTCGAACTTGACCGCGTCGAAGCCGTCGTCGACCGCCAGCCGGGCGGCCTGTGCGTACGCCTCGGGTTCGTAGGTCGTCTCCTCTTGGCCCTCCTCGGCCGAGGAGACCATCGCTTCCCCGGCGTGACAGTCGGCGTAGACGCGAACCTCATCGCGGGTCTTCCCGCCGAGCAATTGGTAGATCGGCTGGTCGAGAATCTTCCCGGCTGCGTCCCAGAGCGCGATCTCGATGCCGCTGATGGCGATCGTTCCGACACCCCACTGTGACCCTCGACCCGAGAGGCTCTCGCGCATGAGGTTGTAGAGCCGCTCGACGTCGAGCGGGTTCTCTCCGACGAGTACGGGTCGGAGGTAGTCCGTGACGATCTCGTGGACGCCCGGCGAGGGGTAGGCCTCGCCGATCCCCGTCACGCCCTGGTCGGTCTCGAGCGTGATGATCGTCCACGGGAAGTTGCCGTCAATAACGAAGGAGTCGATGTCCGTTATCTCGGCCGTCGGCCCGTCCCGGTCGGGTGTCTCGTCGAAGTCGGTCCACATCGTCGCTGCGAGCGTGGATGCAAAGTCCTCGTACATGATCTGTATTGGATGTCAGTGTGCGTGTAGTCGGCAGTCTGCGGTCGGTTTCAAGCGGTTCGATCCGATATCGCGGAGCGTGTCCGCGCCACGGCCGCGTTTTCCGACCGACACAGCGGCTATCGTGTCGGTCTCACTCCGTGCGGCCAAAACGGAGCGGTGCAACCCGCTTCGAGCGCGACCGGTGCCGTCTAACAGCGCCGAGACGCTCGTGTCACAGGCGTTGACAGCGAGTCGCATTATCAACTCGATTGGGGAGATGCCTGTTATAACTTCCGGTGACCGAGACCGAGTGAGGGAGACGGGTACTCTCTTGACTCGAGACAGCCGTGTGGCTTCGTATCGATCGGACGACCCGTACGGCCGAGCGAGAGACCCCAGTTTATCCGTTTCCGGTCTACCTCCACCCGACCTCTCCGGTCGGTCGAACAGCGGGCCCGTCGAGAAACGTCCGATCGTGATCCACCAAGCGATCGAACGGCACGACGAGTCGCGCCGGGAAAACGGCGACTGTGACTCTGATACTGAATCACTCCGACAGTCGGCGGAGCAATCGCCGCCGCCGAACCGAGGTGCACACCGATCGCACAGCAGTCATGCGATCAGGGAGGCATCGGCTCGGCGACTGCAATACTTGAGTCTTAGCTGTACCAGCGCTCGATCTGGATCGTCTTCTCGGTGTAGAAGTTGACCGCGTCCTCTCCTTGGGCGTGGAGGTCGCCGAAGAACGATGCTTTCCGGCCGCCGAAGTGGAAGAAGCCCATCGGGGCACAGACGCCGACGTTGACGCCGATGTTCCCCGCGTTGACCTCGTACTTGTACTGGCGCGCCTCGCTTCCGGACTCGGTGTAAATCGAGGACGCGTTCCCGTACTTCGTCGAGTTGACCATCTCGATCGCTTCGTCCAGGTCCGCAGCGTCAGCGAGACACAGTACCGGACCGAAGATTTCCTCCTGTGCGATCTCCATGTCGGTCGTGACGCCCTCGAGGAGCGTCGGGCCGAGGAAGTGACCGTCCAGTTCCGCGTCCGGGTGTTCGAAGTCCCGTCCGTCGAGGACGAGTTCGGCCCCCTCGTCGAGTGCGTTGTCGATCAGATCGAGTACACGTTCGCGCGAGTCGCCCGTGATCAGCGGCCCGACATCGGTGTCCTCGTCGACGCCGGCACCGACGGTGAGGTTCTCCGCAGCGTCGATCAACTGCCCGCGGAGATTGTCGTAGACATCGCCAACACCGACGACGACATCGTTGGCGAGACAGCGCTGGCCGGCGTTGCCGTAGACGGAGCCGATGACGTTCGGGACGGCGTCGTCGACTGAGGCGTGCTCGGTGACGACAGCGTAGTTCTTCGCGCCGCCTTGGGCCTGTACGCGCTTCCCGTGCTCGGCGGCGGTCTCGTAGACGTGCTTGGCGACGGGGGAACTCCCGACGAACGAGACGCCTTCGATGTCGTCGTGCTCGAGCAACGCGTTGACGGTGTCTGCCCCGCCGTTGACGAGGTTTACGACCCCGTCCGGGAAACCGGCCGCGTCGACGGCCTCGAAGATGAGCTGGGAACTCAACGGGACCTTCTCGCTGGGTTTGAGTACGAACGTGTTCCCGGACGCGACCGCGTATGGAAGGAACCACAGCGGGATCATCGCCGGGAAATTAAAGGGTGTGATGGCGGTGAAAACGCCGAGGGGTTGGCGGACGGCGTATTCGTCCATGTCGCGCGCGACGTCTTCGACGTTGCCGCTGCCCTCGCGCATCATGTTCGGCATTCCACAGGCCACCTCGACGTTCTCGATGCCGCGCTTGATCTCACCGCGGGCTTCCGCGATGGTCTTCCCGTGTTCGCGGGACAGCGCGGTCGCGATCTCATCGAGCCGGTTCTCGAGTTCGGTCTTCAGATCGAAGAGATACTGTACTCGTTCGACGACGGGAGTCCGTCGCCACTCCTCGAACGCCTCGTCTGCCGTCTGGACTGCGTCGTCGACAGTCTCGACGGTCGAATACTCGACTGTTGCGAGTTCGTCCCCCGTGGCAGGGTCGAGTACGGGCTGAGAGGTCTCGCTGGCGGGCGTGTTCCACTGCCCGCCGACGTAGTTGTCAACGCGGTTACGAACGTCTGGCGAAACGGCTCGCTCTCGTTGCTCGGACATACGAATTAGTGCTTGCGGTACGCACACAAATATGTTACGTTCATGGTGATACGAGTCGGCCACTTGTCCCATTCTCCATTTCGATGGCTCTCGGGAATCGTTCGATCCGGTATCGCGGCCCGTGGGGGCGTTTGCAAGAGTCAAACAGAGTTTTTGTTTGAGAGACACAAACAATTTAGTGGATACGTATGCTGGTAGTCCACATGGCAAAGACGACGAAGCCGAGAACGATTCAGGCGGTGGGGATTACGCTCGAGATCATCGATTACTTGCACGAACACGATCGTGCACGGATCACGGAAATCGCACACGAACTCGGTCGGTCGAAGGGGACAATCCACTGCCATCTGGCGACGCTGCTCGAGAAGGAACACGTCGTGAAGAACGGAGAGACCTACCAGCTCGGTCTCCGATACCTCGAACTCAGCGAGGGAGTGAAGGACCGGCTCGGAATCTACGATGCCGTAACTGACGAATTGGCCGATCTGGCTGAACAGTCCGACGAGCTGGTTCAGTTCGCAACGGAGGAACACGGTCGTGCGGTATACCTCTACAAGAACGGCAGCGAGCGGGCCGTTCAGACGGCCTCGTCGATCGGCAAACGGGAATACCTCCACTGCATCTCGCTCGGAAAGGCGATCCTCGCTCACTATCCGCGGGAACGCGTCGAAGAGATCATCGATCGGCACGGACTCCCGGAGTATACCTCGCAGACGATCACCGATCGGGACGAACTCTTCGAGGAACTCGAGACGATCCGTGAGCGCGGGTACGCGTTCGACGACGAGGAGAAGATCGAAGGACTCCGGTGTATTGCAGCGCCGGTAAAGGCCGGCAAAAACGAGGTGTTCGGTGCTGTAAGCGTTTCCGGGCCGTCGAGTCGAATGACGGGTGACCGGTACCGGGAGGAGCTTCCCAATATGGTCACTCGCTCCGCAAACGTGATCGGAATCAACGCCAAGTTCTCCTGAGACTCCCTCGTTTGCAAGATTCAAACGGCGGTCCACAGGTTCCATTCACTGGTCCGTATTCGCAGTCGTTCGTCAGTGTATCGACAGTTATCGACCGGTAGGATCCCGTTATCGCCGTACGGACCGCTGTCCGATCGTCCGCCGCCGCGGACGCGGCCCCTTGCCAAAAGATGGCATAGGGGCTCGTGCTCGGTCGGCGACTAAGATTTACAATTATACAGTTGTAATCGGATATGTCGATCACCGTATTCGAATCAGAGAGTGACCGCAGTACTAACCGGTCGATTTGACTGTTACGAACGCTATTTGATCGCTGTTGAACAACTGTCGGTCGGCTGCTCCCGTTCGGGTCGAGCAGTTGATCGGCAGTTACTCATGCATGAGGGGAGCCCAGTTATCTGTCGGCTTCGACGATGGAAACGGTCCGTTCAATCGCTGCTACCGGACGTATCGCTGATCGCTCGGAGTCTGAAACGTGGCACACAGCGGCTTCCTCGTCGAAGGTAATCTCGTGGACGTTCTACGTACCGACGAGAGTAACAGGACCGAAATCAACGCGGAACCGTCGATCTCAGCTGGTTCGTTCCACTGGGTTTGGTCCTGCTCCGGAACCACGGTACCCCGGCGCCCGCATCAGCTATTGCATGGTTTTCGTAAGACGCAAACGGCGACTGATAACGGACGGCGTCTCGAGATGAACGCTGTATCCCTGAGGACGATGAGTCAGCAAGCGTCGTCACCGTCTGGATCAGTCGGGAGACGCTGCTCAAGGAAGATGCGGAGCTTGCGGAGATGACTGCGGCCGTCCGCGAACGGAACATCTCTCGAGTTCGTCTCGGGAACTGTTGGTTCCGGAAGCTATTTTTCAATGCCCAATGTTTTCACTTCGCATGGGAACTGGCTACACCACTATCATGTACGATGCCGAAAACGTAGAGGATGCACTCGGCGATATCGCTGCCTGTCGGTACGACGGGGTTGAGATTAGCCTCGAGAAAATTCGTGCAAACGGACCTGAAACCGTCGACCAGTGGCTCGAGACGTACGATATCGATCTCTATCTCGCGATGAGTGAGTGGATCGAAACCGAGGACGCGGTTCAGCGAGTGATCGACGACATGCCGGCCGTCGCCGACCTCGGGGCCGAGTTCGTCGGGATACTGCCGCCACAACGGGCCCGGTACGACGAGGCGACCGTCGAGGAGTGGCTGGCCCGGATCAGTGACGCGGCCGTCGATGCCGGGGTACGGCCGGTCGTGCACCACCACGGTGCGACGGCCATCGAACGGCCCACGGAGATCCAGCGCTACCTCGATGCCGTCGACGGACTGGAACTCCTGTTCGATACCGCTCACTACTACCCCTACGGCGATGATTTCCCCGGGGGCGACGTAACTGACGGGATCAAGCGCTTCGCCGACGATATCGCCTACGTCCACCTCAAGGACATCGACCCGGTCAAGGACTTCGCGGCGAACCGGGACGCGCTCTCTGCGGCCGACTTCCACCTAGACAACGTCATCAACTACTTCCGTTCGTTCACTGACTTGGGAGAGGGAATTCTCGATTTCGAGGCACTCCACGAGTCACTCGCGGACGCCGGCTATGAGGGACACTACACCATCGAAATCGAAAATCGGACCGACCGTCCGCTCGTCCACGCCAAGGAGAACTACGACTACTGGTCGTCAGTCGGAAACACGTAACCGCGAGCCCCCGGGACTCGACCGAGCGTGGTCCGTGAGCCGCGTGTTCACGACCGTCCGAATCGGCTCGGGTATCGTGTGTCGGCTTGAGTAGCGACTGGCGTCGACGGGCGAGCTGTGACATAGTGGAAGCGAC contains these protein-coding regions:
- a CDS encoding alcohol dehydrogenase catalytic domain-containing protein, with translation MKALMLDAEWNPRSEYDLTDSERETRKAHNSAQVWQHPEMNVEDRPRPEPGDDEVLIEVAYAGICGSDCSMVQTDEEGYMHYSAYTQFPNVTGHEFSGRIVETGDDATLFEPGERVTSEVVDYCGRCQQCRRGFHGHCENFEQVGFTMSGAFAEYVTVPEKIVWSVESLANAYEDEDELLRAAATIEPSTITYHGISSALRASYPAITTSTMGQGRSVSPA
- a CDS encoding thiamine pyrophosphate-binding protein is translated as MPTLTGGEIIAQYLEKEGVEYLVGIPGHGSTNLLDAFNDSEVEVIQPRHEQGATHLADGYARASGDPLAVFTSIGPGATNTVTGAATAYVDSIPMVILTGAPQTHEYGQGILQELDRQKPGDFPSVMEPVTKRSFVVRDVERLPRILRRAFQIAVTGRPGPVHVDVPMDVQGNAADVEIPDPEETRTHSRPGGDPESIEEAADLLADADRPVIVPGGGCMLGEAWDEVQALAEHLKVPVIPTFQAKGIIPEDHDLFVGYAGWIGSSAGNELASNADVVLGIGCRFSDLHTSSFEQGVSFEIPPSKLIHVDIDNTEIGKNYPVEVGILGDAKVVTDQLHDAVSDRVDEVSTEDNEYYDEIQRLWADWQEQVEQRHTDDVPMSISRALASLREALPREGMIISSAGQSQEITNPEFPVYDPQTNISCGGFSTMGFGVSAAIGAKLAEPDRPVVDIEGDGSFLMCNQEVACAVEHDIDVTWLVVNNNGWKSIRNLQVDKYGWDRVLDTEFDEENTIDFVKMAEAFSIDFAERVVKPENLTATLEKAIDYDGPAFVEAVVEPDNPDSGAIITGEWDLADLEADD
- the iolM gene encoding scyllo-inosose 3-dehydrogenase is translated as MQSLVVDAEWDPRAEYDVSDAERESKKAMNASQVWRNPELRVAERERPTPDDDEVLVRVQYAGICGSDVSMLETDDDGYVHYSAYLRLPNVTGHEFAGEIVETGDDAQLFEAGDLVTAEVTDYCGRCNMCRQGFNGHCENFEQIGFTIPGAFAEYVAVPEKLCWDVSALRETYETDDEALRAAATIEPSTITYHGLFARAEGILPGDYHVYHGAGPIGLTGMSVSQAAGAGEVIAFEPSDERREIARELGFEHVYNPIEDDPVETIASITDGEGVDVHVETAGAVAQTYPAIEDTLAETANVVHISNAGSDPGIALRKYQGNSAQLYGSEGHTGQQVYPRVIRLMAARQLDNRPIITSTFDLSNADDAIRQASERVDGKVLIEM
- a CDS encoding LLM class flavin-dependent oxidoreductase: MHGPPYCQVTMVRIDYMAHQEQYDPSTLLEYGEHATDSGYETVWTSDHFHPWFHTEADSGFAWSWLGAATERLDGPIGTCVTPATGHYHPGMIAQAFATLQHLHDDRVLLGLSTGEAMNETPLGFDWPEYPERRDRLEESLEIIRALWGDDEWVSDDVRDQIDEGFVTYDGERFELDEAKLYTMSEESPEIHIAANGPSTARLAARYADGFITVKKGEEYTDRLYPAIRRYAEEEGNDPDAIETTLLVTASYHPDYEQAFEATRPWWATTQNVFDRAMANPKEIEAEGEKATREEVEEKFLIADDPSMIAAQLEEYAEMGFDRIAVANTSPEPERLFDVMNDDVIPSL
- a CDS encoding zinc-binding dehydrogenase, whose product is MNLSRAAGAGKVIGFDPSPERRSIAADLGFDHVYDPTERDPVEVIDKVTDGRGADVHLETAGAVNETYPVIQETLAEEANVVHVSNASRAPNLATRKYQGSSAQLYGTEGHTGQQIYPRVIRLMSAGRLDNTSIITSTYSLSNADKALEQAAKRVDGKVLIEI
- a CDS encoding sugar phosphate isomerase/epimerase, whose amino-acid sequence is MGVGYTTIMYDPAEVLSEGLGDFAACRYDGVEIGLGKVDYIGVDSLQESLEENGLDIYCVMAGWLNNEEDVEAAVDGAAIAAELDARFLGILPPPRGQETDETFDAWLDRICTAADEAGVTPVIHHHGASHIESPEEIEEWLKRAPDNLELLYDTAHYQPYGDVIDGIHRFADDIAYVHLKDIDPTVDFQSHVDTLSAGNVQYDSLFVFLTSFVDLGAGVIDFEAVNEALDEIGYDGQITIEIENERNDRLVHAKRNVDHWNDAIDA
- a CDS encoding mandelate racemase/muconate lactonizing enzyme family protein; this encodes MYEDFASTLAATMWTDFDETPDRDGPTAEITDIDSFVIDGNFPWTIITLETDQGVTGIGEAYPSPGVHEIVTDYLRPVLVGENPLDVERLYNLMRESLSGRGSQWGVGTIAISGIEIALWDAAGKILDQPIYQLLGGKTRDEVRVYADCHAGEAMVSSAEEGQEETTYEPEAYAQAARLAVDDGFDAVKFDLDVPSGRDIDTLSRHFDPPEIEHKRSVVEAVTEEVGDDAEVAVDLHWNFSPETAERLCRAIEPYDLAWVEDPLPPENTDAMRELEESTDVTLLTGENRYGRHGFRDLIEEQAVDFLAPDVPKTGGIAETKKIADMAEAYYQALIPHNIGSPVATIATAHVGATVPNFVAMEYHAREVPWWDDLVAQDEPLIQNGRITVPDGPGLGIELDWDVVDEHRKTRS